The Xanthomonas sp. DAR 34887 genome has a segment encoding these proteins:
- a CDS encoding LodA/GoxA family CTQ-dependent oxidase, whose product MSSNVFRVHPAIGIGRVGDSQDFYLAPVTAAGARGADGLMGGLPVQPGTESTPITAEQFRDADGNVKRQAARFHIYAYPSGSSGTYPNGGGTRVDVGSTIDGKTVKDIVWTVHVANKKLNNYSTVSEGGQFRGIGAYEAPGLLELRNPSYTSSGDPNDPVRLQQLVIDPGPRALSVAAGSAAPVGFDAVTTASYADAAGAIQQVPDYPVSFPSMFHLLHEPLGALDSLGDMRVEANGALIVAGGFARTSAVKQADGSYPPLTDPTENGLWYDDAADGPVNAVLLFSDGSSASVQGAWYVTGDPGYAPQTRNVVSTWDDVYDVWVRELGLVPSLYANNAFVGTYQPSFSDDIQPIFHAAMLQRWNTNLPSGAIRGHDMIGQIQPTDDPTAKIPNLKTLIRDPASAADTQTGSPMMPLSLGDAQKSFLSVSATQYFLLNQWHGNNYVQGGATALGPGELLDKVTLQNCLGGRYSPGIEVSFPIRDTNLYVTQWQQQDCGPFRINQAPLDYGTAQKGKAFLSFGYVPLQPHPVEPGDLSKFMSVPWHTDYNSCATHLPDPNPGAASTNPNITANNTLFWSWPAERPFAVYPVALCQVDPDDDTWYPGPQVYSVRGTGTDTDYPAQVGRFQKYEDFVANWAKVGFVVSGSQIAQAAGQPPYPGDMFLEVASRFDVGQEFVAPWPMANIPVYPPPSATSRDAADGLG is encoded by the coding sequence ATGTCCAGCAACGTGTTTCGCGTGCATCCGGCGATCGGCATCGGCCGCGTCGGCGATAGCCAGGACTTCTATCTGGCGCCGGTGACCGCGGCCGGCGCGCGCGGCGCCGACGGCCTGATGGGCGGGTTGCCGGTGCAGCCGGGTACCGAGTCCACGCCGATCACCGCCGAGCAGTTCCGCGACGCCGACGGCAACGTCAAGCGCCAGGCCGCGCGTTTCCACATCTACGCCTATCCCAGCGGCAGCTCCGGCACCTATCCCAATGGCGGCGGTACGCGCGTGGACGTGGGCAGCACGATCGACGGCAAGACGGTGAAGGACATCGTCTGGACCGTGCATGTGGCCAACAAGAAACTCAACAACTATTCGACGGTGAGCGAGGGCGGCCAGTTCCGCGGCATCGGCGCGTACGAGGCGCCGGGCCTGCTGGAACTGCGCAATCCCAGCTACACCAGTTCGGGCGACCCGAACGACCCCGTCCGCCTGCAGCAGCTGGTCATCGATCCCGGTCCGCGCGCGCTCAGCGTCGCGGCCGGCAGCGCGGCGCCGGTCGGTTTCGATGCGGTGACCACCGCCAGCTACGCCGATGCCGCCGGCGCGATCCAGCAGGTGCCGGACTATCCGGTCAGCTTTCCGTCCATGTTCCATTTGCTGCACGAACCGCTGGGCGCGCTCGATTCGCTGGGCGACATGCGCGTGGAAGCCAATGGCGCGCTGATCGTGGCCGGCGGCTTCGCGCGGACTTCGGCGGTCAAACAGGCCGACGGCAGCTATCCGCCGTTGACGGACCCGACCGAGAACGGCCTGTGGTACGACGATGCCGCCGACGGCCCGGTCAATGCGGTGCTGCTCTTCAGCGACGGCAGCAGCGCCAGCGTGCAGGGTGCGTGGTACGTCACCGGCGATCCGGGCTACGCGCCGCAAACGCGCAATGTGGTCTCCACCTGGGACGACGTCTACGACGTGTGGGTGCGCGAACTGGGGCTGGTGCCGTCGCTGTACGCCAACAATGCCTTCGTTGGCACCTACCAGCCGTCCTTCAGCGACGACATCCAGCCGATCTTCCACGCGGCCATGCTGCAACGCTGGAACACCAATCTGCCGTCGGGCGCGATCAGGGGCCACGACATGATCGGGCAGATCCAGCCGACCGACGATCCGACCGCGAAGATTCCCAATCTGAAGACCCTGATCCGCGATCCGGCGTCCGCCGCCGACACCCAGACCGGCTCGCCGATGATGCCGCTCTCGCTCGGCGATGCGCAGAAGAGCTTCCTCAGCGTCAGTGCGACCCAGTACTTCCTGCTCAACCAGTGGCATGGCAACAACTACGTGCAAGGTGGTGCCACCGCGCTGGGACCAGGCGAACTGCTGGACAAGGTCACGCTGCAGAACTGCCTGGGCGGCCGTTACAGCCCGGGCATCGAGGTGTCGTTCCCGATCCGAGACACCAACCTCTATGTGACGCAATGGCAGCAGCAGGATTGCGGCCCGTTCCGCATCAACCAGGCGCCGCTGGATTACGGCACCGCGCAGAAGGGCAAGGCGTTCCTGAGTTTCGGCTACGTGCCGCTGCAGCCGCATCCGGTGGAGCCGGGCGATCTGTCCAAGTTCATGTCGGTGCCCTGGCATACCGACTACAACTCCTGCGCCACGCATCTGCCCGATCCCAACCCGGGGGCGGCCAGCACCAATCCGAACATCACCGCGAACAACACCCTGTTCTGGTCGTGGCCGGCCGAGCGGCCGTTCGCGGTCTATCCGGTGGCGTTGTGCCAGGTCGATCCGGACGACGACACGTGGTATCCCGGCCCGCAGGTGTACTCGGTGCGCGGCACCGGCACCGACACCGACTATCCGGCGCAGGTCGGACGCTTCCAGAAGTACGAGGATTTCGTCGCCAACTGGGCCAAGGTGGGCTTCGTCGTCAGCGGGTCGCAGATCGCGCAGGCGGCGGGACAGCCGCCGTATCCGGGGGACATGTTCCTGGAAGTCGCCAGCCGGTTCGATGTCGGCCAGGAGTTCGTCGCGCCCTGGCCGATGGCCAACATTCCGGTCTATCCGCCGCCGTCGGCAACGTCGCGCGACGCTGCCGATGGCCTCGGCTGA